Proteins found in one Arachis stenosperma cultivar V10309 chromosome 8, arast.V10309.gnm1.PFL2, whole genome shotgun sequence genomic segment:
- the LOC130944227 gene encoding MLP-like protein 34, whose protein sequence is MALSGKLSIEVVIHAPAGKFFNLVSKSIHDVQNICERVHHTKLHQGEDWHSIGDSVKHWTYVIDGKVTTCKETIESIDENNKTIKFNLFNGEISQQYKVLKLSIQEINNSNGSVSAKWTLEYEKINDNVEAPYGYMELFDKCTKEMDAHLLKA, encoded by the exons ATGGCACTGAGTGGTAAGCTTAGTATTGAAGTTGTGATCCATGCACCTGCTGGAAAGTTCTTTAACCTTGTATCAAAATCTATCCACGATGTTCAAAATATTTGTGAAAGAGTGCATCACACCAAGCTGCATCAGGGTGAGGACTGGCACAGCATTGGCGATTCGGTTAAACACTGGACTTATGTTATAG ATGGTAAAGTAACAACATGCAAGGAGACAATTGAATCCATTGATGAGAATAACAAGACAATCAAGTTTAATCTCTTTAACGGAGAAATAAGTCAACAGTATAAAGTCTTGAAGCTCAGCATTCAAGAGATTAATAACAGCAATGGAAGTGTTTCAGCTAAATGGACACTTGAATATGAGAAAATTAATGATAACGTCGAAGCTCCTTATGGTTACATGGAACTGTTTGACAAATGTACTAAAGAGATGGATGCTCATCTTCTCAAGGCATAA
- the LOC130944228 gene encoding MLP-like protein 43 has product MALSGKLSTEIVIHAPAGKFFNLVSKSLHDVQNICERVHHAKLLQGEDWQSIGGSVKHWTYVIDGKVTTCKETIESIDEKNKTIKLNLFDGDISQQYKVLKLTMQEIDNSNGSVSAKWTVEYEKINDNVEAPYGYMEYVDKCTKEMDAHLLKA; this is encoded by the exons ATGGCACTGAGTGGTAAGCTTAGTActgaaattgtgatccatgcacCTGCTGGAAAGTTCTTTAATCTTGTATCAAAATCTCTCCACGATGTTCAAAATATTTGTGAAAGAGTGCATCACGCCAAGCTGCTTCAGGGTGAGGACTGGCAAAGCATCGGCGGTTCGGTTAAACACTGGACATATGTTATAG ATGGTAAAGTAACTACATGCAAGGAGACAATTGAATCCATTGATGAGAAGAACAAGACAATCAAATTGAATCTCTTTGATGGAGACATAAGTCAACAGTATAAAGTCTTGAAGCTCACCATGCAAGAGATTGATAACAGCAATGGAAGTGTTTCAGCTAAATGGACAGTTGAATATGAGAAAATTAATGATAACGTGGAAGCTCCTTATGGTTACATGGAATACGTTGACAAATGTACTAAAGAAATGGATGCTCATCTTCTCAAGGCATAA